Sequence from the Synergistota bacterium genome:
CTACGCTTACCTCTATATTCGCTCCCATTCTCTTAAGTACCCTTAACAAGCCGGTCCTTGTGGGGTTTAAACCCACGTTAACGATGGTTAGATCGGCATTTTTGTGAATAGCACCAAGCGTTATGAAGAAAGCCGCCGAGGAGATATCTCCTGGTACGGAAATCCTTAAAGGGGTGAGTTTTTCTGAAGGCTTTATCTCTATTTCGTTATTTCTTTCTGCTATAAGGGCTCCCATGGTTTTAAGCATCCTTTCCGTATGATCTCTGCTTTTATATGGTTCCGAGTAGATAGTCTTTCCCGAGGCAAAGAGGGATGCTAAGAGAATAGCGCCCTTTACCTGGGCGCTTGCGACTGATGAGGAATAAGTGATTCCTCTGAGGCTTCCCCCTCTGATGGAAATGGGGAGTAGAGAGTCATTATCTCTTCCGGAAATGCGTGCTCCCATTTCCTTCAGAGGCTTTACCACCCTCAGCATAGGTCTTCTGCTCAGGCTCTTGTCTCCATAAAGGGTAAAAAAGCCATTTTGTGAGGCAAGCAAGCCCAAGGATATTCTTGCAGTTGTTCCTGAGTTTCCGCAGAATATAGGTTTGATAGGCTCATTAAAGGGTTGAGGCTTAATGATGAGCTTTCTGAAGCTTCCCTCAAATTTTGTGCCACATGCCTTAAGCAAGTTTAAGCTTCTTTTAACATCATCTGATTCCAGAAGATTTTGAACCTCGGATGGTGCTGAAGCTACAGATGATAGCAGGAGAGCTCTATGGCTTATTGATTTATCCGGAGGAACCCTCACTACGCCCTTAATCCTGCTAACTCCATTGATCTCCATTTTTCGCTCCCTAAAACGAGATTTACTCTCTCTATCTTGGACAGCCTCTTTATCGATATCAGGAGACTCTCAAACTCCTTAAACGTTAGGCTTTGATCGCCGTCTGATAGCGCTTTTTCGGGATTTGGATGGACCTCTACCATTATGGCGTGGGCTCCTGCCGCTAAGGCGGCTTTCGCCAGCGGTGGGATAAGCTCTCTTCTGCCTGTGGCATGACTTAGGTCAACGCATATAGGGAGGTGAGAAAGCGATTTTACGGCTGGAACCGCTGAGATGTCCAAGGTGTTTCTCGTGTATCTTTCGAAGGTCCTTATTCCCCTCTCACAGAGAATTATTCTCTCATTCCCATAAAGAGCGATATATTCTGCTGCTAAGAGCCATTCCTCTATGGTTGACATGAATCCTCTCTTAAGAAGCACGGGTTTGTCTATTTTCCCGAGAGCCTTAAGAAGCGGGAAATTCTGCATATTTCTCGCACCTACTTGGAGTACATCTGCATACTCATATACCTTGTCGATGGTTTGGGTATCCATAACCTCGGTGACAACCCTCATGTCATAGGCTCTCGCTGCTTCTTTAAGAAGCTTTAATCCAATTTCTCCAAGCCCCTGAAAGGAATAGGGCGAGGTTCTTGGCTTGAAAGCGCCTCCTCTTAGGAGTCTAACTCCAAGATTTGATAAAAAGCGAGCGGTTTCGTTTATCTGCTCTTCGGATTCTACGGAGCAAGGTCCCGCTATTACCGTGAAGTATGGACCTCCAATAGGAAT
This genomic interval carries:
- the aroF gene encoding 3-deoxy-7-phosphoheptulonate synthase gives rise to the protein MKSVKLVSRERLRQDSIIYVEDIPIGGPYFTVIAGPCSVESEEQINETARFLSNLGVRLLRGGAFKPRTSPYSFQGLGEIGLKLLKEAARAYDMRVVTEVMDTQTIDKVYEYADVLQVGARNMQNFPLLKALGKIDKPVLLKRGFMSTIEEWLLAAEYIALYGNERIILCERGIRTFERYTRNTLDISAVPAVKSLSHLPICVDLSHATGRRELIPPLAKAALAAGAHAIMVEVHPNPEKALSDGDQSLTFKEFESLLISIKRLSKIERVNLVLGSEKWRSMELAGLRA
- the aroA gene encoding 3-phosphoshikimate 1-carboxyvinyltransferase, encoding MEINGVSRIKGVVRVPPDKSISHRALLLSSVASAPSEVQNLLESDDVKRSLNLLKACGTKFEGSFRKLIIKPQPFNEPIKPIFCGNSGTTARISLGLLASQNGFFTLYGDKSLSRRPMLRVVKPLKEMGARISGRDNDSLLPISIRGGSLRGITYSSSVASAQVKGAILLASLFASGKTIYSEPYKSRDHTERMLKTMGALIAERNNEIEIKPSEKLTPLRISVPGDISSAAFFITLGAIHKNADLTIVNVGLNPTRTGLLRVLKRMGANIEVSVETQDPEPQGKIRVSSSHLRGTIILPEEIPQMIDELPLVALLGIFAEGKTIVRGARELRYKESDRISSTVRELRKMGADIVELEDGFIVQGRGRLNPAKVNAHGDHRIAMLLSIASLCLREEESTSIRGEQWIKISFPNFFKIIKEITSN